The following are encoded together in the Bacillus rossius redtenbacheri isolate Brsri chromosome 9 unlocalized genomic scaffold, Brsri_v3 Brsri_v3_scf9_1, whole genome shotgun sequence genome:
- the LOC134542630 gene encoding tigger transposable element-derived protein 6-like, with protein MENKRKRNDLTIEKKLLLIREVNLGEKTKSCIAKEFNVPLSTLSTIMKNESKIKEHHEKGGSLKGRKRMRGAKYDELEEKLLDWFNHSRSQNLPLSGPIMKEKADMLALKSGVDDFKCSNGWLQRFMQRHNLVFRSVCGESADVDNQKVEEWMEISKNTINQYSPRDIYNMDETGVFYNLLPDHTMAYRGEPCHGGKRSKERITVALCCNADGSDKMKPLVIGKFLKPRCFKGVTNFPCQYEANQNAWMTSKIFRDWLLRLDRKMAIRNRKILLLLDRCAAHSSESLKLENIQLVYLPANTTSILQPLDQGIINNLKKIYRKRLVQFLIRRLDAKKPLTKWNVLDAIRNICMAWDNIQPTVIQNCFKKLVPAVATNEETSVPELPNATEKCSPCGSFRPNMPVPSGSCATTSLPPWETSDSAEDGGEEWDILQNKLNFSKPFDSFVQVDDCLLTSPTPDDFEVMDCDTIDCGEVNTETIDSEEPPTLTLPKKTEALQALNILETVIQCSDTDTETIKAFDQLCGFVQSVFKNNEKQTKISSFFSPNSAQ; from the coding sequence ATGGAAAACAAACGAAAAAGAAATGatttaacaattgaaaaaaagttGCTGCTTATACGGGAAGTAAACTTAGGCGAAAAAACCAAAAGTTGTATTGCAAAGGAGTTCAATGTCCCATTGTCAACATTAtcgacaataatgaaaaatgaatCAAAGATTAAAGAGCACCATGAGAAAGGAGGGAGTTTGAAAGGACGAAAACGTATGCGCGGCGCTAAGTACGACGAACTTGAAGAGAAATTGCTGGACTGGTTTAATCATTCGCGGTCCCAAAATTTGCCTCTATCTGGGCCTATCATGAAAGAAAAAGCTGATATGTTGGCATTGAAAAGTGGAGTTGATGATTTCAAATGCAGTAATGGGTGGTTGCAGAGGTTTATGCAAAGACACAATTTGGTTTTCCGTAGTGTGTGTGGTGAATCAGCGGATGTTGATAATCAGAAAGTTGAAGAGTGGATGGAAATATCAAAAAATACTATAAACCAGTACAGTCCTAGAGACATATACAATATGGATGAAACTGGTGTATTTTATAACCTTTTACCAGACCATACCATGGCCTATCGAGGGGAGCCCTGCCATGGTGGCAAGAGAAGCAAGGAGCGTATCACAGTTGCATTGTGTTGCAATGCTGATGGCAGCGACAAAATGAAACCTTTGGTtataggaaagtttttgaaaccacgCTGCTTTAAGGGTGTAACTAATTTCCCATGCCAATATGAAGCCAACCAAAATGCATGGATGACCTCTAAAATCTTTCGTGATTGGTTGTTGCGGTTAGACAGAAAAATGGCTATCAGGAACAGAAAGATTCTTCTTCTCCTTGATAGATGTGCAGCTCATTCTTCTGAGTCACTGAAATTGGAAAACATTCAGTTGGTGTACTTACCTGCCAACACCACCAGCATTTTGCAACCTCTCGATCaaggaattattaataatttaaaaaagatataCAGAAAGAGACTTGTCCAATTTCTCATCCGTCGCCTGGATGCCAAGAAACCGTTAACAAAATGGAATGTTTTGGATGCTATTCGAAACATATGTATGGCTTGGGATAACATTCAGCCTACAGTGATACAAAACTGTTTCAAGAAGTTAGTCCCAGCAGTAGCCACAAATGAAGAAACTTCAGTCCCTGAACTGCCAAATGCTACAGAGAAATGCAGTCCTTGTGGTAGTTTCAGACCCAACATGCCTGTTCCCAGTGGTAGTTGTGCCACAACTAGCCTACCTCCATGGGAAACTAGCGACAGTGCTGAGGATGGTGGTGAGGAATGGGACATTCTTCAGAATAAACTAAATTTCAGTAAACCGTTTGACAGTTTTGTGCAAGTAGATGACTGTCTTCTAACATCACCTACGCCAGATGACTTTGAGGTGATGGACTGTGACACCATTGATTGTGGTGAAGTTAACACGGAAACAATAGATTCTGAAGAGCCACCCACACTTACACTGCCCAAAAAAACTGAAGCTTTGCAAGCTCTGAACATACTGGAAACAGTAATACAGTGCAGCGATACTGACACCGAAACAATCAAAGCCTTTGATCAACTGTGTGGCTTTGTCCAAAGTGTGTTCAAAAACAATGAGAAGCAAACCAAAATCAGTTCATTTTTTTCACCTAACTCTGCTCAGTGA